In one Halosimplex halophilum genomic region, the following are encoded:
- a CDS encoding glycoside hydrolase family protein: MQTERGALIDFVKYGVIVGIVLGLVGGATTLFLFGGSQDPADRRACVQPPDEFAWNSTQPESATPKQTLSGSGEVVTEQNSTYQIEYRAERTRNSSVFAGVSHDNQLEWHDGKLYLLGQYHCTHLYKSDSDTVPMTADGWEINRTDVFYRVKPPGDSVDNMLRANGSWYAYYSRSVLTGDSLNGNWSWYKSLPEGIDDTGVYHENGTFHMFYEAGNTSGLSGSKIGYATSPNGISDWTIREPVYRSEDGFKTGDYEIVKHDGMYLVFADRSKEHPKYDVALFATAELGTNLTYIGNVAAPFRNSSVQPEKGIQDPTVAYDETREKFVLYAHAHEERRRLHAATVDISISRSSVGTINQTAS, translated from the coding sequence ATGCAGACAGAACGGGGCGCTCTGATTGATTTTGTGAAATATGGAGTGATCGTCGGGATCGTACTCGGATTAGTCGGGGGCGCGACGACGCTCTTTCTATTTGGAGGGTCACAAGACCCAGCCGATAGACGCGCTTGTGTCCAACCACCGGACGAGTTTGCGTGGAACTCAACCCAACCGGAGTCAGCGACGCCGAAACAGACTCTTTCAGGTTCGGGTGAAGTCGTGACCGAACAGAATTCGACGTATCAGATTGAGTATCGTGCTGAGCGAACGCGTAACAGCTCTGTATTCGCAGGCGTTTCACACGATAATCAGTTGGAGTGGCATGACGGAAAACTGTACTTGCTCGGTCAGTATCACTGCACTCACCTTTACAAATCAGACAGCGACACTGTCCCGATGACTGCAGACGGGTGGGAAATCAACCGGACAGACGTGTTCTATCGTGTGAAGCCCCCTGGCGACTCCGTTGACAATATGCTCCGTGCGAACGGTAGTTGGTACGCCTATTACAGTCGTAGCGTTCTGACAGGTGACTCTCTGAACGGGAATTGGAGCTGGTACAAGTCACTTCCAGAGGGTATCGACGATACGGGCGTATATCACGAGAATGGGACCTTCCACATGTTCTACGAGGCTGGTAACACAAGCGGCCTTTCCGGATCGAAAATCGGGTATGCGACATCACCCAACGGGATTTCGGACTGGACGATTCGAGAACCCGTATACCGTTCTGAAGATGGATTCAAAACAGGGGATTACGAGATTGTCAAACACGATGGGATGTATCTGGTCTTCGCGGATCGCTCGAAGGAGCACCCAAAGTACGACGTGGCTCTATTCGCGACGGCGGAACTCGGAACGAATCTGACGTATATCGGAAATGTCGCTGCACCCTTCCGAAATTCGTCTGTTCAGCCCGAGAAAGGTATTCAAGACCCGACTGTCGCCTACGATGAAACCCGGGAAAAGTTCGTTCTCTATGCCCATGCCCACGAAGAGCGTCGTCGTCTCCACGCTGCGACAGTCGATATCTCGATTAGCCGTAGTTCTGTCGGTACCATCAACCAGACAGCCAGTTAG
- a CDS encoding GIY-YIG nuclease family protein: MSDINWDKVPRKGGVYCMYDLDGNPVYVGYASESRSRHLVARLREHFTQQNSSAVAHGRIDLLDVWYVEIWVTSEWELAEDQLIAIKDPVFNRGEPVPEAEPIDIQSPDLTLSICDDEERETRLKPPNRIRSKMDHIQQMVDSDQIALDALTQGEKKRIESAQNAAKYHLSILESAIESHYTVSE, translated from the coding sequence ATGTCTGACATCAATTGGGACAAGGTACCGCGGAAAGGCGGCGTCTATTGTATGTATGACTTGGACGGGAACCCGGTGTACGTCGGATACGCATCTGAGTCCCGGTCGCGACATCTAGTAGCTCGATTACGCGAGCACTTTACTCAGCAAAACTCAAGCGCTGTAGCCCACGGACGTATCGATCTGCTTGACGTGTGGTACGTTGAGATCTGGGTCACATCTGAATGGGAATTAGCGGAGGACCAGCTGATTGCGATTAAAGATCCTGTATTCAACCGAGGAGAACCGGTTCCAGAAGCAGAGCCGATCGATATCCAATCCCCGGATTTGACGCTATCTATCTGTGACGACGAAGAACGGGAGACGAGATTAAAACCCCCGAACCGAATCCGCTCGAAGATGGATCATATCCAGCAAATGGTTGACTCTGACCAAATTGCGCTTGATGCCCTTACTCAGGGAGAGAAAAAGCGGATTGAATCGGCCCAGAATGCGGCTAAATACCACCTGTCTATTCTAGAATCCGCTATCGAGAGCCATTATACGGTTTCTGAGTAA
- a CDS encoding DUF7692 domain-containing protein, which yields MRIREDGKHAHRTDTIEQAAEFWDCNKTTALMRSADFAQRIDKRVRMVLARGDLTIEQKQEIAETLSIIGTYEIMVSENILVEK from the coding sequence ATGCGAATCCGCGAAGACGGCAAGCATGCGCACCGGACCGACACCATCGAGCAGGCTGCCGAGTTCTGGGACTGCAACAAGACCACTGCGTTGATGCGGTCGGCAGATTTCGCCCAAAGAATTGACAAACGGGTCCGAATGGTGCTTGCTCGTGGTGATTTGACTATTGAGCAGAAGCAGGAGATCGCTGAGACCCTTAGTATTATTGGTACCTATGAGATAATGGTGTCAGAAAATATTTTGGTTGAAAAGTGA
- a CDS encoding tyrosine-type recombinase/integrase: protein MSDDDLVSIPPKEAVELHLDSLEDTAADWTEKGHRSHLRAWVEWCREEGGIDSMDEVTGRDIYEFRRWRRNGGYSRGEDELAARTVHTALTTIRSFLRTCASIEAVPQDLYEKVQLPTLSRNEQVSDSWLPPERVPPILDYLSSYEYASRDHVIWVLVWHTGARLGAVRALDLGDVELESDEPGLRYRHRPETGTPLKNDDQGERYNRISQRVARVLQDYIDGPRVEATDEHGRTPLVTTKAGRLSATCIRNAFYRWTRPCKIGEECPHDEDPDTCEYARHTGMSSCPSARSTHDVRKGRVTKYRNDGVPRGVVADRLDCSEEILDKHYDRANEREKADRRWEFIDDE from the coding sequence ATGAGCGACGACGATCTCGTCTCTATCCCGCCCAAAGAGGCGGTCGAGCTTCATCTTGATAGCCTGGAGGATACGGCCGCGGACTGGACTGAGAAGGGCCACCGGAGCCACCTCCGGGCGTGGGTGGAGTGGTGCCGCGAAGAGGGCGGCATCGACTCGATGGACGAGGTGACCGGCCGGGACATCTACGAGTTCCGGCGGTGGCGTCGTAACGGTGGCTACTCCCGCGGCGAAGACGAGTTGGCGGCCCGGACCGTCCACACGGCCCTGACGACGATACGGTCGTTCCTGCGGACCTGTGCGTCAATCGAGGCCGTCCCGCAGGACCTGTACGAGAAGGTCCAGCTACCGACCCTGAGCCGGAACGAACAGGTGTCGGACTCGTGGCTCCCGCCGGAGCGCGTCCCGCCGATTCTCGACTACCTGAGCAGCTACGAGTACGCGAGTCGCGATCACGTCATCTGGGTCCTGGTGTGGCACACTGGCGCCCGACTCGGCGCGGTCCGCGCGCTCGACCTGGGCGACGTAGAGCTCGAAAGCGACGAGCCCGGGCTGCGGTACCGACACCGGCCAGAGACCGGAACCCCGCTCAAGAACGACGACCAGGGGGAGCGGTACAACCGTATCAGCCAGCGAGTCGCGCGAGTCCTACAGGATTACATCGATGGGCCGCGTGTGGAAGCGACCGACGAACACGGCCGGACGCCGCTCGTGACGACGAAGGCCGGCCGTCTGTCGGCGACATGTATCCGGAACGCGTTCTACCGCTGGACCCGGCCGTGCAAGATCGGCGAGGAGTGCCCGCACGACGAGGACCCGGATACCTGCGAGTACGCCCGTCACACCGGGATGAGTTCCTGCCCGTCCGCCCGCTCGACCCACGACGTGCGGAAGGGGCGGGTGACGAAGTACCGGAACGACGGCGTGCCGCGTGGCGTGGTCGCGGACCGTCTCGACTGTTCGGAAGAGATCCTCGACAAGCACTACGACCGAGCGAACGAGCGCGAGAAGGCAGACCGCCGATGGGAGTTCATCGACGATGAGTAA
- a CDS encoding aldo/keto reductase — translation MDTREFGSTGWDVTEIGLGTWNVGPSWGDVTDEQAREAIRTALDDGVNFVDTAEVYGQGRAERLIGEVLDERDPDRKIYVPTKAAPDEDGGHSEEGLRASVEGSLDRLGVDSLDLVQLHCPETEAFYDPENFRVLEELKAEGLIDHAGVSVEKVEEADKAIEHDVVESVQIIFNPLRQRPAERFFERAANEDIGIIVRVPLASGLLADAFEGPEDFDEGDHRRTAAEEGVDAGVGRKGGETFAGVPFEDGLAAVDDLRPFVPGDATMAQFTLRWILDHDAVSTVIPGSTTPEHVAENDAAAELDPLSHQTHGAVRDIYDEHVRDYVHHRW, via the coding sequence ATGGACACACGCGAGTTCGGCTCGACAGGCTGGGACGTGACGGAGATCGGCCTCGGGACCTGGAACGTCGGCCCGTCGTGGGGTGACGTGACCGACGAGCAGGCCAGGGAGGCCATCCGAACGGCGCTGGACGACGGCGTCAACTTCGTCGACACCGCCGAGGTGTACGGCCAGGGCCGCGCCGAGCGGCTCATCGGCGAGGTGCTCGACGAGCGCGACCCCGACCGGAAGATCTACGTCCCCACGAAGGCCGCGCCGGACGAGGACGGCGGCCACTCCGAGGAGGGCCTGCGCGCCTCCGTCGAGGGCTCGCTCGACCGGCTCGGCGTCGACTCGCTGGACCTGGTCCAGCTGCACTGCCCGGAGACGGAGGCGTTCTACGACCCGGAGAACTTCCGGGTGCTGGAGGAACTCAAGGCGGAGGGGCTGATCGACCACGCCGGCGTCAGCGTCGAGAAGGTCGAGGAAGCCGACAAGGCCATCGAGCACGACGTCGTCGAGTCGGTGCAGATCATCTTCAACCCGCTGCGCCAGCGCCCGGCCGAGCGGTTCTTCGAGCGAGCGGCGAACGAGGACATCGGGATCATCGTCCGCGTCCCGCTGGCGTCGGGCCTGCTCGCGGACGCCTTCGAGGGTCCCGAGGACTTCGACGAGGGGGACCACCGGCGGACGGCCGCCGAGGAGGGCGTCGACGCCGGCGTCGGCCGCAAGGGCGGGGAGACGTTCGCGGGCGTCCCGTTCGAGGACGGCCTGGCCGCCGTCGACGACCTGCGGCCGTTCGTCCCCGGCGACGCGACGATGGCGCAGTTCACGCTCCGCTGGATCCTCGACCACGACGCCGTCTCGACGGTGATCCCGGGGTCGACGACGCCCGAGCACGTCGCCGAGAACGACGCCGCCGCCGAACTGGACCCACTCAGCCACCAGACACACGGCGCGGTCCGGGACATCTACGACGAACACGTCCGCGACTACGTCCACCACCGCTGGTGA